In a genomic window of Methylobacter sp. YRD-M1:
- the rpsA gene encoding 30S ribosomal protein S1: MSESFAELFEESLTKTEMRPGAMLMGTVVDIENDMIIVSTHSKSEGVIPKWQFLNNDGELEVKVGDEIEVALDLFEDGLGATLLSRDKAKKNKAWSELETAFEKDATVTGRITGKVRGGFTVAVGALRAFLPGSLVDVRPIRDTAFLENRDLEFKVIKIDQKRNNVVLSRRAVVEKEYSAEREELLKTLEEGAIVTGVVKNLTDYGAFIDLGGIDGLLHITDMAWRRVRHPSECVEIGQEIQVKVLKYDKDKNRVSLGMKQMGEDPWQNINRRYPAGTRVFGKVNNLTDYGCFVEIEEGVEGLVHVSEMDWTNKNVNPSKIVQLGDEVEVMVLEIDEERRRISLGMKQCKTNPWDEFAATHNKGDKITGKIKSITDFGIFIGLEGGIDGLVHMSDISWADDGEAAVREFKKGDELETVILAVDSERERISLGIKQLEQDPFQNFLATHEKGSLVTGTIKEVDAKGAVVTLADHVEGYIRASEIQRDRVEDARTLLKEGDAVEAKFIGVDKKSKTISLSIKAKDQEEESHAIKDYSQQQAGTPTLGDIFKQMEK; the protein is encoded by the coding sequence ATGAGCGAAAGCTTTGCGGAATTATTTGAAGAAAGTCTAACCAAGACAGAAATGCGTCCTGGTGCCATGTTAATGGGTACTGTGGTCGATATCGAAAACGATATGATCATCGTCAGCACTCATTCCAAATCAGAAGGTGTCATTCCAAAATGGCAGTTTTTGAACAATGACGGCGAACTGGAAGTTAAAGTCGGGGACGAGATTGAAGTTGCCCTTGATTTATTTGAAGATGGTTTAGGCGCTACACTTCTTTCCCGAGATAAAGCGAAGAAAAACAAAGCCTGGTCTGAACTGGAAACCGCGTTTGAAAAAGACGCTACAGTTACAGGCCGCATCACCGGTAAAGTGCGCGGCGGTTTTACCGTTGCAGTTGGCGCGTTGCGTGCGTTCCTGCCAGGTTCACTGGTTGATGTACGTCCAATCAGAGATACGGCTTTCCTGGAAAACCGTGATCTGGAATTCAAAGTTATCAAGATCGACCAGAAACGTAACAACGTTGTTCTGTCACGTCGTGCAGTTGTAGAAAAAGAATACAGCGCGGAAAGAGAAGAGTTGCTGAAAACGCTGGAAGAAGGCGCGATCGTTACCGGTGTGGTTAAAAACCTGACTGACTACGGCGCATTCATTGATCTGGGCGGTATTGACGGTCTGTTGCATATCACTGATATGGCATGGCGTCGTGTGCGTCATCCTTCCGAGTGCGTCGAAATCGGCCAGGAAATCCAGGTTAAAGTGCTGAAATACGACAAAGACAAAAACCGTGTTTCATTAGGCATGAAGCAAATGGGTGAAGATCCATGGCAAAACATCAACCGTCGTTACCCAGCCGGCACCCGCGTATTCGGTAAGGTGAACAACCTGACTGATTACGGCTGCTTTGTTGAAATCGAAGAAGGCGTGGAAGGTCTGGTGCACGTATCCGAAATGGATTGGACCAACAAAAACGTTAACCCATCCAAGATTGTGCAATTGGGTGATGAAGTTGAAGTCATGGTACTGGAAATCGACGAAGAACGCCGTCGTATTTCTTTGGGCATGAAACAGTGCAAAACCAACCCTTGGGATGAATTCGCTGCAACTCATAACAAAGGCGACAAGATCACAGGCAAAATCAAATCAATTACTGACTTCGGTATCTTTATCGGTCTGGAAGGCGGCATTGATGGTCTGGTTCATATGTCTGACATTTCCTGGGCTGATGACGGCGAAGCCGCGGTCCGTGAATTCAAGAAAGGCGACGAGCTGGAAACTGTCATTTTAGCGGTTGATTCCGAGCGTGAGCGTATCTCTCTGGGTATCAAACAGCTTGAGCAGGATCCGTTCCAGAACTTCCTGGCGACTCATGAGAAAGGCAGCCTGGTTACAGGTACGATCAAAGAAGTCGACGCTAAAGGCGCTGTCGTTACCTTGGCGGATCATGTTGAAGGCTATATACGCGCTTCCGAGATTCAACGTGACCGCGTTGAAGATGCACGCACTCTGTTGAAAGAGGGCGATGCAGTTGAAGCCAAATTCATTGGCGTGGATAAGAAAAGCAAAACTATTTCTTTATCCATTAAAGCCAAAGATCAGGAAGAAGAGTCGCACGCTATTAAAGATTACTCCCAGCAACAAGCTGGTACACCGACCTTAGGTGATATCTTTAAACAAATGGAAAAATAA
- a CDS encoding integration host factor subunit beta: protein MTKSELIEALARQQPHLAQKDVELAVKCIIEKMNQALSSGERIEIRGFGSFSLHLRPPRMGRNPKTGDSVALAKKYVPHFKPGKELRDRVDESRLRCKIVD from the coding sequence GTGACAAAATCTGAATTGATAGAAGCGCTTGCTAGACAACAACCTCATCTTGCACAAAAAGATGTGGAGCTGGCAGTAAAATGCATCATTGAGAAAATGAATCAGGCATTATCTTCCGGTGAACGAATTGAGATTAGAGGTTTTGGCAGTTTTTCCCTGCATTTACGCCCGCCGCGCATGGGTCGTAACCCTAAAACGGGTGATTCTGTGGCATTGGCAAAAAAATATGTACCGCATTTCAAGCCGGGCAAAGAACTTCGCGACAGAGTTGATGAGTCTCGCTTAAGATGCAAAATAGTTGATTGA
- a CDS encoding FeoA family protein, with protein MWLRLKNLAVGDSGKIIGFDASGKAYRKRLLAMGLTPGTDFSITRFAPMGDPVEIKLRGFSLTLRKDEAAILLIEKI; from the coding sequence ATGTGGCTACGCTTAAAAAATCTTGCTGTTGGAGACTCAGGGAAAATAATAGGCTTTGATGCATCAGGCAAAGCCTATCGTAAACGATTGCTGGCTATGGGGTTAACGCCGGGTACTGATTTTAGTATCACCCGTTTTGCGCCCATGGGCGATCCGGTCGAAATCAAACTGCGCGGGTTCTCATTGACCCTGCGCAAGGACGAAGCCGCAATTCTGTTGATTGAGAAAATCTGA
- the feoB gene encoding Fe(2+) transporter permease subunit FeoB, translated as MSADFTVGVVGNPNCGKTTLFNALTGAKQYVGNWPGVTVEKKTGKYTFDSKVIELVDLPGTYSLEAADDQVSLDEKVARDYVASKEADLIINIIDASSIERNLYLTSQLIEMRVPMILVLNMMDVVKQRGIKIDVDFLAEQLGCPVIPISASNKSGIKILKAAINSSAMAKPVPAVKVSYSSALEQAISDLSPLLADAAERHQCDQRWLAVRLLEDDTLAIRLAGNELLPTVSKLQRGVEDETGEEIDILAADARYGFVNQLTQGAVCKLHEVSRHMTDKIDHIVLNRFLGIPIFLLVMYAMFMFTINIGSAFVDFFDQAVGALLVDGLSQVLAGLNWPEWLIVMLANGVGGGIQVVTTFIPIVGFLFMFLSALEDSGYMARAAFVMDRFMRMIGLPGKSFVPMIVGFGCNVPAIMATRTLENQRDRILTNLMNPFMSCGARLPVYALFAAAFFPVGGQNLVFGLYLLGITVAVMTGLIMRHTLFKGESAPFIMELPTYHMPTLNGVFIRTWDRLKSFLFNAGKVIVPMVLVLNFLNAWGTDGSFGQENSNKSVLSEIGRSLTPAFKPMGIENDNWPATVGIFTGVLAKEAVVGTLDALYSQLGASEQDASDKPAFDLKEALIAACLTVPENLRAVADNLLDPLGLNIGTVDNIDTAADEQKVKTVTFAAMQSSFDGQEGAFAYLLFILLYAPCVAATAAIYRETNLGWTVFVVFWTTGMAYLTATLFYQAMTYDRHPEYSLAWITGLILAFLSVLIGLWLIGRNSDVRISRESYNDTV; from the coding sequence ATGAGTGCCGATTTCACGGTGGGCGTGGTAGGTAATCCCAATTGCGGCAAGACCACACTCTTCAATGCGTTGACCGGTGCCAAGCAGTACGTAGGTAATTGGCCTGGCGTTACAGTCGAGAAAAAAACCGGTAAATATACATTTGATAGTAAAGTTATTGAATTGGTTGATTTACCGGGAACTTATTCTTTAGAAGCCGCCGATGATCAGGTTTCTCTGGATGAAAAAGTCGCTCGCGATTACGTTGCTTCCAAGGAAGCGGATTTGATCATCAATATCATCGATGCATCCAGTATAGAAAGAAATCTTTATCTAACGTCGCAGCTGATTGAAATGCGAGTGCCGATGATTCTGGTGCTCAACATGATGGACGTCGTAAAACAGCGCGGGATTAAAATTGATGTTGATTTTCTTGCCGAACAGTTGGGCTGCCCAGTCATTCCAATAAGCGCTTCAAACAAGAGCGGCATCAAGATTTTAAAGGCCGCCATCAACAGTTCGGCCATGGCGAAGCCGGTACCGGCGGTAAAAGTTAGCTATTCGTCTGCATTGGAACAAGCCATAAGCGACCTTTCGCCTTTATTGGCTGACGCGGCCGAACGGCACCAGTGCGACCAGCGATGGCTGGCCGTTCGGTTACTCGAAGACGATACGCTGGCTATACGGTTGGCCGGAAACGAGTTATTGCCGACAGTTTCGAAACTGCAGCGGGGAGTGGAGGACGAGACCGGCGAAGAAATCGACATTCTTGCCGCTGATGCCCGTTACGGGTTTGTCAATCAACTGACTCAAGGTGCAGTCTGCAAGCTGCATGAAGTCAGCCGGCACATGACCGATAAAATCGACCACATTGTCCTGAACAGATTTTTAGGCATCCCGATTTTCTTGTTGGTCATGTACGCGATGTTCATGTTTACAATCAATATCGGGAGCGCTTTTGTTGATTTCTTTGATCAGGCAGTAGGCGCTTTGCTGGTCGACGGCCTGAGTCAGGTGCTGGCAGGGCTGAACTGGCCTGAATGGTTGATCGTCATGCTGGCCAACGGTGTTGGCGGAGGCATTCAGGTCGTTACCACTTTCATTCCTATCGTCGGTTTTCTGTTTATGTTCCTGTCGGCTCTGGAGGATTCCGGCTACATGGCCAGGGCGGCTTTCGTCATGGACCGCTTCATGCGCATGATCGGGCTGCCGGGCAAATCCTTCGTGCCGATGATTGTCGGTTTTGGCTGTAACGTACCTGCGATTATGGCGACACGGACTCTGGAAAATCAGCGAGACAGAATCTTGACCAATCTAATGAATCCGTTCATGTCCTGTGGCGCGCGACTGCCTGTTTATGCCTTGTTTGCAGCGGCTTTTTTTCCTGTCGGCGGCCAGAATCTGGTTTTCGGCTTGTACCTCCTGGGCATCACTGTGGCAGTAATGACCGGCTTGATCATGCGTCATACGCTGTTTAAAGGCGAGTCAGCGCCATTTATCATGGAGTTGCCGACTTATCATATGCCGACGCTGAACGGCGTTTTTATCCGAACCTGGGACCGGCTCAAATCCTTTTTATTCAATGCCGGCAAGGTCATCGTTCCGATGGTGCTGGTGCTCAATTTTCTTAATGCCTGGGGCACGGACGGCAGTTTTGGTCAGGAAAACAGCAATAAATCGGTGTTGAGCGAAATCGGGCGAAGCCTGACGCCCGCTTTTAAACCGATGGGCATTGAGAATGACAACTGGCCGGCAACAGTCGGCATTTTTACCGGCGTACTGGCGAAAGAAGCTGTGGTTGGGACATTGGACGCTTTGTACAGCCAACTCGGAGCATCTGAACAGGATGCATCTGATAAGCCAGCGTTTGATCTTAAAGAGGCTTTGATCGCTGCCTGTCTGACTGTGCCTGAAAACTTGCGGGCGGTAGCCGATAATCTTTTAGATCCGTTGGGATTAAATATCGGTACGGTCGATAATATCGATACTGCCGCCGATGAGCAGAAAGTCAAAACCGTTACCTTTGCTGCCATGCAAAGCAGTTTTGACGGTCAGGAGGGGGCTTTTGCCTATCTATTGTTTATTTTATTGTATGCGCCATGCGTAGCGGCGACAGCCGCCATTTACAGGGAAACCAATCTGGGCTGGACTGTGTTTGTCGTATTCTGGACCACCGGCATGGCCTATCTGACGGCCACTCTATTTTACCAGGCCATGACTTACGACCGGCATCCTGAGTATTCCCTGGCCTGGATAACGGGGCTGATATTGGCCTTTTTATCTGTCCTGATCGGATTGTGGCTGATCGGACGAAACAGCGACGTACGAATTAGCCGGGAGTCTTATAATGATACTGTCTGA
- a CDS encoding FeoC-like transcriptional regulator, with amino-acid sequence MILSDLRNYLQQQRRAALIDLVNHFGTDADALRGMLSKWVSKGRVRKTSLESSCGTSCCKCDPALTELYEWIDEK; translated from the coding sequence ATGATACTGTCTGATTTAAGAAATTATTTACAACAGCAGCGCCGAGCGGCCCTGATAGACCTGGTCAATCACTTCGGCACTGATGCCGATGCGCTTCGCGGCATGTTGAGCAAATGGGTCAGCAAAGGCAGGGTGCGCAAAACGTCGCTGGAGTCATCCTGCGGCACCAGTTGCTGCAAATGCGATCCGGCTTTGACAGAGCTTTATGAATGGATTGACGAAAAATAG
- a CDS encoding ATP-binding protein has translation MSEPQSDILIGYLSEVRGDGMDARITEEHSNDTPIIKVGDEEILAGHIGSYVVIRQANIGVLALVFKMWEQDRFDNNDRRKSDRFVSLIPVGEIQENGIFIRGVRHYPTPGAKVYAVGLNEINAIFSKFREYKFFIGQLASHKDYHLSLDPRALFGRHFAIVGQSGSGKSWTVTSLIQNTIKAMPRSHIIMLDLHGEYCWKDNDGVVQSAFPNDLVNYVDAMEMEMPYWMMTYAELVDLFIDRDDKGATLQMSFLREVLQQLKRKEAKRIGLPTVSIDTPIYFSLAEMYMQFKAANEERKDFGKVQGALFGQFDEFLIRMQSRFNDVRYDFLLKPKIRNTSESMSDLLRQFVGLGDKKANITVVDLSSVPTDVRPAVSAQVGRLAYEFNYWNPRRRDFPITLICEEAHAYIPREKNGPFEGTKRMMERIAKEGRKYGVSIGVVSQRPTELSETMLSQCSSFICLRTTNPDDQAYIRGLVPEAEGDLTDILTSLGRGEALVLGEAAPLPTRVQIYRPNPEPKSNDVDYFTSWREGPTDLNVDEIVNFWRTQNRK, from the coding sequence ATGTCCGAACCACAATCCGATATTCTGATCGGCTATTTATCCGAAGTCCGCGGCGACGGCATGGATGCCAGAATAACCGAGGAGCATTCAAACGATACACCCATTATCAAAGTAGGCGATGAAGAAATACTGGCCGGTCATATCGGATCCTATGTCGTTATCCGGCAGGCCAATATCGGTGTTCTGGCGCTGGTTTTCAAGATGTGGGAACAGGATCGTTTCGACAATAACGACAGACGCAAGTCAGACCGGTTTGTTTCTCTGATTCCCGTAGGAGAGATTCAGGAGAACGGAATCTTCATTCGAGGCGTGCGCCATTATCCGACGCCGGGCGCGAAAGTCTATGCCGTGGGCTTGAATGAAATCAACGCCATTTTCTCGAAATTTCGTGAGTACAAATTTTTTATTGGTCAGCTGGCTTCACATAAAGATTATCATTTAAGCTTGGATCCACGCGCGCTTTTCGGTCGCCATTTCGCTATCGTCGGACAGTCGGGCTCCGGTAAATCATGGACCGTCACGAGTCTGATTCAAAATACGATCAAAGCAATGCCAAGAAGCCACATCATCATGCTGGACCTGCATGGCGAGTATTGCTGGAAAGATAACGACGGCGTAGTTCAATCGGCGTTTCCCAACGACTTGGTCAATTATGTCGACGCCATGGAAATGGAAATGCCGTACTGGATGATGACCTATGCCGAACTGGTCGATTTGTTCATAGACCGGGACGACAAGGGCGCCACGCTGCAAATGTCTTTCCTGCGCGAAGTGTTGCAGCAGCTCAAGCGCAAGGAAGCCAAGAGGATCGGCCTGCCGACGGTTTCGATCGATACGCCGATTTATTTCTCGCTGGCCGAAATGTATATGCAATTCAAGGCCGCCAATGAGGAGCGAAAAGACTTCGGCAAAGTGCAGGGCGCTTTGTTCGGCCAGTTCGACGAGTTCCTGATCAGAATGCAAAGCCGCTTCAACGACGTCCGTTATGATTTCCTGCTGAAACCGAAAATACGCAATACTTCCGAAAGCATGTCCGATCTGCTGAGGCAGTTTGTCGGTCTTGGCGATAAGAAAGCCAATATTACCGTCGTCGATTTAAGTTCCGTGCCGACCGACGTCAGACCCGCCGTTTCCGCCCAGGTCGGCCGTCTGGCTTATGAATTCAATTACTGGAATCCGCGCCGGCGCGATTTTCCGATCACGCTGATCTGCGAGGAAGCGCATGCCTATATTCCGAGAGAGAAGAATGGCCCGTTTGAGGGCACTAAAAGGATGATGGAGCGCATAGCCAAAGAAGGGCGTAAATACGGGGTATCGATCGGCGTCGTCAGCCAGCGGCCCACTGAGCTATCGGAAACGATGCTGTCGCAATGCAGTTCATTTATCTGTCTGCGCACCACAAACCCGGACGATCAGGCTTATATCAGAGGGCTTGTCCCTGAAGCCGAAGGCGATCTGACCGATATTCTGACTTCGCTGGGCAGGGGGGAAGCGTTGGTGCTGGGCGAGGCGGCGCCATTGCCGACGCGCGTGCAGATCTATCGGCCCAATCCGGAACCGAAGAGTAATGACGTTGATTATTTTACCAGCTGGCGGGAAGGTCCGACCGACCTGAATGTCGATGAGATAGTCAATTTCTGGCGCACGCAGAATAGAAAATAA
- a CDS encoding DUF2959 domain-containing protein, with protein sequence MTFLRRFILIGSVCSLTACSSMYYGGLEKIGIPKREVMVYRVEKARDTQEETKEQFKSALEQFTALTNFKGGNLEATYNKLNGEYEDSVKKAEEVRKRISDIEDVSDALFREWEDELNQYSNASLKRSSQQKLTATKAHYKQLITAMKRAEAKMAPVLSVFKDQVLYLKHNLNAQAIASLKGQLSLVQSDVSTLIAAMEKSIQEANAFIRTMEKQ encoded by the coding sequence ATGACTTTTTTACGGCGTTTTATTTTAATCGGTTCAGTGTGCTCTTTGACTGCCTGCTCGAGCATGTATTACGGCGGCCTGGAAAAAATAGGCATCCCTAAACGCGAGGTCATGGTTTATCGGGTGGAAAAAGCCCGCGATACGCAGGAAGAAACCAAGGAGCAATTCAAGTCGGCGCTGGAACAGTTTACCGCCCTGACCAACTTTAAAGGCGGAAATCTCGAAGCGACCTATAACAAACTGAACGGTGAGTACGAGGACAGCGTCAAAAAAGCCGAGGAAGTCAGAAAACGCATCAGCGACATCGAGGATGTCTCCGATGCCTTATTCCGCGAATGGGAAGATGAACTGAACCAATACAGCAATGCTTCGCTGAAACGCAGCAGCCAGCAAAAGCTGACGGCTACCAAGGCGCATTACAAGCAACTGATCACGGCCATGAAACGCGCTGAAGCAAAAATGGCGCCGGTGTTGAGCGTGTTTAAGGATCAAGTGTTATATTTGAAGCACAACCTGAATGCCCAGGCAATCGCCTCCTTAAAAGGGCAGCTAAGCCTGGTGCAATCTGATGTATCGACCCTGATTGCGGCTATGGAGAAATCAATTCAGGAAGCCAATGCCTTTATCAGGACCATGGAAAAGCAATAG
- a CDS encoding peptide chain release factor 3, producing the protein MSELLSELRRRRTFAIISHPDAGKTTLTEKLLLFGGAIQLAGSVKGRKAARHATSDWMEMEKERGISVTTSVMQFEHKGCIINLLDTPGHEDFSEDTYRTLTAVDSALMVIDVAKGVEERTINLMEVCRLRTTPILTFINKLDREGREPIELMDEVEDVLKINCAPMTWPIGMGKRFKGVYHLYKDEIHLFSPQHGGRIAEAEIIKGLDNPKLDELLGDQAQELRDEIDLVKGASHEFDLDAYLAGRLTPVFFGSAINNFGILELLDAFAEYAPSPRPREAIQRTVSPEEEKFSGFVFKVQANMDPAHRDRVAFLRVCSGKFDKGMKINHVRIGKNVQVSNAITFQADTRKSVEEAYPGDIIGLHNHGTIQVGDTFTQGEVLKYGGIPYFAPELFRRVVLKDPLRAKALQKGLVQLTEEGATQLFRPLKNNDLILGAVGVLQFDVTAYRLKAEYNVECVYDAVSVSTVRWVSSDKPGKLEEFRNKAFDNLAEDGGGYLVYLATSRVNLQLTEERWPDIKFSATREL; encoded by the coding sequence ATGTCAGAACTACTTTCAGAACTGCGGCGTCGGCGCACGTTCGCCATTATTTCCCACCCTGACGCAGGTAAAACCACACTGACCGAAAAACTGCTGCTGTTCGGCGGCGCCATTCAGCTGGCAGGTTCCGTAAAGGGGCGCAAAGCCGCACGCCATGCCACCTCAGACTGGATGGAAATGGAAAAGGAGCGCGGGATCTCGGTCACGACCTCGGTCATGCAGTTCGAGCACAAAGGCTGCATTATCAATCTGTTAGATACCCCCGGCCACGAAGACTTCTCCGAAGACACCTACCGGACGCTGACCGCCGTCGACTCGGCCTTGATGGTCATAGACGTTGCCAAGGGTGTCGAGGAAAGAACAATCAACCTGATGGAAGTCTGCCGTCTGCGTACGACGCCTATCCTGACCTTCATCAACAAGCTGGACCGGGAAGGGCGCGAGCCGATTGAACTGATGGACGAGGTCGAGGATGTCCTGAAAATCAATTGCGCACCTATGACCTGGCCTATCGGCATGGGCAAGCGTTTCAAAGGGGTTTATCACCTGTACAAGGATGAGATTCACCTGTTCAGTCCGCAGCACGGCGGCAGAATCGCCGAAGCCGAAATCATAAAAGGCCTGGACAATCCCAAACTGGACGAACTGTTAGGCGATCAGGCGCAGGAATTAAGGGATGAAATCGACCTGGTGAAAGGCGCCAGCCACGAGTTCGATCTGGATGCCTATCTGGCCGGCAGGCTGACGCCTGTTTTCTTCGGCTCCGCGATCAACAACTTCGGTATTCTGGAACTGCTCGATGCGTTCGCCGAATATGCGCCGTCGCCCAGACCGCGCGAAGCCATACAGCGCACCGTTTCGCCCGAAGAAGAAAAATTCAGCGGCTTCGTATTCAAGGTCCAGGCCAACATGGATCCGGCGCACCGCGACCGCGTGGCCTTCCTGCGCGTCTGCTCGGGCAAGTTCGATAAAGGCATGAAGATCAATCATGTCCGCATCGGCAAAAACGTTCAGGTGTCCAATGCGATCACATTCCAGGCCGACACGCGCAAAAGCGTCGAGGAAGCCTACCCGGGCGATATCATAGGCTTGCACAACCACGGCACGATTCAGGTCGGCGATACCTTTACGCAGGGCGAAGTCCTCAAATACGGCGGCATACCGTATTTCGCGCCGGAACTGTTCCGACGTGTGGTGCTGAAAGATCCGCTGAGAGCCAAGGCCCTGCAAAAAGGGCTTGTGCAGTTGACCGAAGAAGGCGCGACGCAGTTGTTCAGGCCGCTGAAAAACAACGATCTGATCCTGGGTGCTGTGGGTGTGCTGCAGTTTGACGTAACCGCCTACCGCTTGAAAGCCGAATACAATGTTGAGTGCGTGTATGATGCCGTATCGGTTTCGACTGTGCGCTGGGTCAGTTCGGACAAACCCGGCAAACTGGAGGAATTCAGGAATAAAGCTTTTGACAACTTAGCCGAAGACGGCGGCGGTTATCTGGTTTATCTGGCTACCAGCCGGGTTAACCTGCAACTGACTGAAGAGCGCTGGCCTGATATCAAATTCAGCGCGACGAGGGAATTATAA
- a CDS encoding tyrosine-type recombinase/integrase yields MRDKIRFKHYSLSTENTYISWIKQFIIFATHTLQAGYDICTVQELLGHRDVATTMIYTHVLNKSGKGVVSPLDQF; encoded by the coding sequence GTGCGGGATAAGATTCGCTTTAAACACTACAGTCTAAGCACTGAAAATACCTATATTTCCTGGATTAAACAATTCATTATTTTTGCAACGCATACGCTGCAGGCCGGTTACGATATTTGCACGGTGCAGGAACTGCTAGGCCACAGAGACGTGGCGACGACGATGATTTATACTCATGTATTGAACAAGAGCGGCAAAGGCGTCGTCAGTCCGTTGGATCAGTTCTAG
- a CDS encoding DUF2971 domain-containing protein, which translates to MDTNFQLWLRRVSALPYFERRLALARWVRPRLHRFLYKYKSFSPADDRSIDHLRDIVVRSRLWLSSPIDFNDPFDMSASIVAAGTARERRDRFDALAKANGVKWRERKLAAKKFARRPVGDIEEELQSSYQRNLEDVGVFSFAGDARSILMWSHYANNHTGVCFQFERARDFATLSGALTVEYSAEYPEVNWLTEFAESLGKVLLRKHEGWAYEMEERIVRPGDARKHLSFAPAALVGMIIGCRAHQQHRELAQALLEERAQAGLPAVKLYEAVQHRTEYRLSIVNTDFTNKLLNADVLSRAG; encoded by the coding sequence ATGGACACGAATTTCCAATTATGGCTTCGTCGCGTCAGCGCGCTCCCCTATTTTGAGCGGCGCCTGGCGCTAGCTCGCTGGGTTCGTCCGCGCTTGCATCGCTTCCTATACAAGTACAAGTCATTTAGCCCTGCAGACGACAGATCCATTGACCATCTCCGAGATATTGTGGTTCGCTCGAGGTTGTGGCTCAGCTCTCCCATTGATTTCAATGATCCATTCGATATGTCAGCGAGTATTGTGGCAGCGGGAACCGCGCGAGAGCGGCGTGACCGTTTTGACGCGCTGGCGAAGGCGAACGGCGTCAAGTGGAGGGAAAGAAAACTAGCTGCGAAAAAATTTGCGCGCAGACCTGTTGGAGATATAGAGGAGGAATTACAGTCAAGTTATCAACGCAACCTTGAAGATGTGGGCGTCTTTTCGTTTGCAGGCGACGCGAGAAGCATCTTGATGTGGAGTCACTATGCGAACAATCATACGGGCGTCTGTTTTCAATTCGAGCGTGCGCGAGACTTTGCGACGCTGAGTGGGGCTCTTACGGTAGAATACTCGGCGGAATATCCTGAGGTGAACTGGTTAACGGAGTTCGCGGAGTCACTCGGCAAGGTTCTGCTTCGAAAACACGAAGGTTGGGCATACGAAATGGAGGAACGGATCGTTCGCCCTGGCGATGCTCGCAAGCATCTCAGCTTCGCGCCAGCCGCCCTCGTCGGGATGATCATCGGGTGTCGCGCGCACCAGCAACATCGGGAGTTGGCTCAGGCTCTATTGGAAGAGAGGGCTCAAGCAGGTCTACCGGCAGTTAAGCTCTACGAAGCCGTCCAGCACAGAACAGAATATCGTCTCTCAATTGTCAATACAGATTTCACTAATAAATTGCTCAACGCGGACGTACTATCGCGCGCCGGTTAG